The following nucleotide sequence is from Cicer arietinum cultivar CDC Frontier isolate Library 1 chromosome 2, Cicar.CDCFrontier_v2.0, whole genome shotgun sequence.
taattgtgatttatttatatataaaaaaaattattataaaaattttattctatatttatacttttatgttttatgtctttgtaaatatattttattttaattttaattcttataattctttttatttgatttatacatttaattctaacaaattttaaaaatgtcatttataaatttttttagtacaAAAATGATAACATAACTAATTTTGGATGAGTGACACTTCATCTAAAATTAGTcatgtcattatttttttattaaaaaaaaaaatcataaaacactttttaaaacttattagaATTTGCAAGGgcataaatcaaacaaaaaaaattataagaactaaaattaaaatgaaccaTATTTGCAAAgacaaaaaaacataattaaacccaaaataaattattttttcaattttaaatataatacaaatataaattcatattttcctatatatatttgttttaaaatactaaaaaatattacttctCATATACACTTGTTCAAGATCTAATTATAGTGTAATTTAACTAAATATATGCATACAATTGATTTACTTTAAcgaattcaaatttaaatatttgttcaaaaatatatttatatttattatatgacATATTTCAAAGAACTTGTTAGAAATAAAGGGGGGAAAAATATGTGCTTTGATGAGATGATCGAATATTTTCCAACTTAATAACAGGTATGAAAATGAAGCAACCTCAaaacatttgaagaatttaatcTATGCATTTACATACAAATGttaagtctatttaaaaaaataaaaataaataaaaaagcttACCTCATTGGTGTAAAGTGAATGGAACAAATCACGACAAACACAAAGCTTTGTGGCCAATGTAGAGTGGAAGTGATCTCTATTAATTCGAATATTTTGTCAGTCCAGAATAATGTTAAATCTTGAGTAATGAGTATGAACTAAATGCATGTATGTGCTCTATTGAATATTATATCTTACTTatatacatgttttttttttttttactaaaacttAATTACATGTTGAATACTAATATATTATAGTTTTATAAGACccaaaaaacaatatattatagttttattatttgtaaaggaatttttatttattgataatttttttaattaccaTAACTTGAAAAGATGTATGCTTTTCATATGTACTCAAATAtaggacaaaaataataaaataagacaattggtttctatcaaaataataaaatattcaaataatttatttttcatcaaaataagcgaaaaagatttttttaaccTTTTTGTTTCTAGAAGAAAGGGAATTGGGTATCTAGAAGTATGTTTAAGATTATAAACAGAGGAGAAATTTGACTCCATTTTGTTACATACTTTTTTTGAATAGACAACAtcgtatatatattaaataaaataaattattattttggtctttgaatatttgaatcatatttataataattttaaatgtattaaaattataaaagtatgtaaatttaattatatttctagttaatttatttaattattaaatatatttttcattcaccaatttagtttataaattttttcaacaaaaatgatattttatgatgaatttgattcttctaaattGATAAGTTGGTGAAATCTGGTTGATATTATAATCATTCATGATTTGTCATGTATATTCACAAAGCAAAAATCATTCATTTGATGATGAATAGTTGAGATTACTATTTTATTCTCTAAAGTTAATTGCTCACTTtagagtaatattttaaaaatcggtTCGGACATCAACTCGACAAAGTCACAGAGTTAGGGAGTCATGGTCGAACCGAATTAAATTGAATTACTCGGTTGTGCAACTTAGACTCgtgaaatttataaatataaaataaaattattagaaaacataatttaaatcaaaatatatattaaatttatgaattttattatgCATATGTTTGTTACGAAATCAGTATCACTTATTTGGAAGTCCAAAGGAGCACATAAGTGATCAAACCTATTTCTAATCTTATATATAAATCACCactcttatatatccaatatttaTCACATTTTTAGTCAATATGAGACTTAACTACTCATACTTGAACTTACGATATATTATATTTGCATCTTGATTTTCTTTATGTAACACTTGCATTGCATCCTGATTTCATATTTTAACTTTcttattatatgtatttttttaaagtgtacaaaaataaaaaaattatatatatttaaaaaagcaACTCtccattttaataatattttttgtttggtaAAACAGGATTTAGACAATATTCTACgtcttataatattaatattagttaGTTATACATGAGGGAATTTTAAGTTGTACTTTGATAAGTGATCTCactttgattaatatttaaaaattggttAAATTTTGTACAAAAATAACCATTATCAtttaagaatatatatttattgatattcTTATTCTTATACGATTGAAAAAATGACTTAATTGATgtttatctaataaaaataaaaaaaaataaaaatatttttttaaaatttaaatcgtCTAAGTAACATCAattatattatctttttaaCCATAAAATTCAACATTTTAATAATGTCGTTAACTATTCTTAAAGtttcatattaatattaaatttttaaaacctataataaattatatgttgTGTTGGTCCATAGATGGAAGATCTGGCAAAGAGGAGTGCATGGTCGTGACAATGTCATAACATGGTAAGCGCGTAGGACTCGGTAATGACATCATCCATTTGATGGAAAATGAGTTAAGCAATAACGtcataaaaaagaaactaaCTTTAgacttaatataattttataaaacctAGGACTTAAAGTATTAATCAATATATAGGTGCATTTTGAATATAGacaaaatttgatttgatttttgtcttttgtaaattttttaattatatctttataatttttttaaaataaataaataatattttttttgtgtgtgtgtctaAATGGTCATGACTAACCAAATATTATTCACAAGTAAGAATATTTGTTATTAACACACTTGAAAATTCTAAGAGGaagttttgaattaaatacaaaaattgagaggtagttttttatttatttattgaattctattttatttttattatttaatactttcaattttaatttgttgGTTGATTGTTGTTTTTTGTAGAGTAATGAAAATTGACAACTTTATATTTGGGTGATGAATTGGAGGTTGATAATGGAATTGGAAGGATTAACGTAACAGAGGaagtataattattttgtttaaaattactaaaaattgaattaaaacatatatatacacatgCACCCTCGGAAATTGATTTACTAAAACCAGCCTTCTTGTATTTACTACATTATGTTAAGGATTTCTATGACGGTCCAATTAATatcagattttatttttattttataatttaagatatcgattttaaatttaaacaattcAATGTTGATCGAATAGTTACCTTTAATTGATAAATCAAACTAAGGATTTTGTTTTTAAGAACAAGAGATTTTGACTTTAGACATTCTAGATGCAAGCATCCCCATATTCCTTTCATACAAGACATTATTGACTTTTttaatcaaaacaaatattgaCTTTTAACATAAGCAGCTGACTTAGTTTAGTTGTCATCGAAAAAAGAAGATATGACAACCGTGTTGAATCCATGAAAAAGGGATCGTTAATTAcgtgttaaaatttaaattattcttaCTTAGTTAACTTAATTGCATACGTTTGCTTTGCTagttaattatttgaatttaataaacTATAGCTATAGTGACACATAAATGTTGTtaactatatataatatgaGGTGATGGTTAATTCTTCTTCAAGAAGTTTCTTGTAGACTTAATTAAGCTGgtttcaaaagataaaaaaaaaataaaaaaattaagctgGTTAATTTCATTTGGTGGAGATTATGAAGGTAAGTGATTTCCTTAATTGAATTTcggtttctttcttttctttttctctcaaggaAGCTAGCTTCAAAAACTCGAGTTTCCTACAATtccataattatatttatatgcatatatatatatggtttttATTACTTAATTATGAGACATGTTTTACTTATGAATGGTGCAGCAAAAGATTGTGATTGAGGTACCACTCCATTGTGCAAAATGCAAGAAGAAAATATTAGCCATATGCACCACTGCTGATGGTATGTGTTgatcatataaaataatatgaaatgattttgattgaaaaagaaaatcatgtattatataaatgaaaaaatgtttcactttattttgattgaaaaatgttaatattgttTGTGTATGATAGGTGTTGAAACAGTTACTTTGGAAAGGGAAGGAAGAGATAGAGTGGTGATTAAAGGAGAAGATGTTGATGCAGCAAGGGTGACTCAATGTTTGAGGGAGAAAGTTACAGGGTATGCTAGACTTGTTAGTGTGGCCAAGGATGAATCATGAATGAATAGCTTTAATTCAAACTTGATTAATTATGGCTTATGGTCATTCCAATCTTCTAATATTCATATGTAGAAAGGTGAATGTaaagtattattaaaaataggtgagtgtttatttttataattatccCAAACAGAAATGTTTCCATCAATTTTTTGTACCATTTCATTtctagatatattttattttatatatatgtaataaGTAAAGGTGTGTTTCTCCAAattcacataaaaataatattttaatttttttagaaatgcaCAATTAACTGATTGTCATTTTCATAGCACTTTGCATaactaaatatcaaattttaaaatgatttttttttcttattataaaaaaatgagcttttttttctttttgcgcGGCAAATGCAATGATATAAGAAGCTCATtacaataagtttttttttttttttttttttttttttttttttttttttttttttttttttttttttttttttttttttttttttttttgtgtgtgtgactaaattaaaataagttaaaacagttataatcataatattttattttcataacaTTTTTCGTGCACTTACAACAAAAATGGTTATATTAATTGGAATGGTGGTTTGACATGATactttatttttgttcaatATTTAATAGTTTAGGAAAAATTAGAAGCAAAACTCATTGTGCACATGTCTCCTAAATACAAATATGAACTAAGGGCAGATAGTGTGCTTGGATCAACTTATAACTAAACATTCTTGCAACTTGATGCGAATTGACTTTGATTTTATCAAGCTACAACTTGAAGTGAGGTTATTCTTTTGGTACATGTGGGATTTTCTATCCACACAAAAAATGGAAAGATTAAATAACAGAGGATAGATAGTGtgatgagagagagagagtgagagagagagagtaaaattaaaattgttcatGCTTTTTTTGTTTAATGATGTCATTGAATCAACCACTATTGTGTCCTTCATCACAACAGTAGATTCTATGGAATACAATACCAAAAACACAAGTGCATTTTACACAGTTTCTTCATCCAAATGTTCATgttgtttatttcttgtaggaAAGTATCATGATAGATAATAGAAAATATGCCATCTTTATTAGGACTTGTCAAGCCTTAAAAAAGACTTTCTTTGGCATAGAACCCTCTATTTTGTCTTACAAAGGTTCTACATGTTAACTAATTGgttcccattttttttttttaacattggCTCTCATTTTGTACACGTATCTCAAGTTTTCCATCTAATACAAAAATGGCACAAAAGCTTGCAAACTAGagataaaaacatataaaaaatgaagaaaataacttaataatttCTATGAGAATTTTCCTGATCAACTACATATTCATTAGAAATGTCTTCCTGTGGTCTCTTTCCAAAAGCATATCCATCATATTCTCCATCATCCTCAGAGTCCTCGCCATTGTTCCATTTTCTTTTCACAATTTTTGGGAACATTCGAGTTACTTCTTTAGTCTCCAACACTTCTGCTTCTGCGCCATTATTTAGTCTTTCAAACCGAACAGCACTCACCTTTCTGGCATTTCCTGCTAGAATCTGCATCAAAGACAAGGAGAAGCTCTAGATTCAGTTTTGCTACTTTACACAGATTCgcaaagaggaagaagaaaaagttGTTTACAAAGTGATTACCTCAAGTTTGAAAATATGTTTCTTCTCTTTCGGCTCCTGGTGGTCACCATTGGTGTCATTGTCATCATCTTCATCGTCCCTTTCAACTACTATCTTGATGCTCTCACCTGTCCTCGGAATGTATCCAAAGGCTTCACATACAAAGCCAGATACCGTCTCATATTGGTGACCCTGAAATAATAGAAGTAACTACCGTATTACGAGGCCTGTGAATCTTATACATATTTGGAAATATGAGTAGTAAGCATAGTTAATTTCAAGAAAGCCAACTCTTGTTAACAGCATAAATATTTGCAATATATAGCACACAGTTCATATTCCATGGTTTAGTCCAAACTTGTGTAGAAAACAAGGTAGCATAAGAAATGTGTTTGCTTGTGCTGCGTAAGACCAATATGTAAAATGCatgcattttaaataaaaaaagtggcAAACCTCTGGCATCTTGATGTTCAAATCTTCAGAGAGTTGATCAATGGACGTGTTAGCATCCACGTCAAACACACCCTCGGCTCGCATTACAATGTAGCCAGTTTTCTTTTGTATTTCCTCCTGTAGAATCGCAacaaaataatgtaaaaatttCTTAAATGAAAATTTGGCACGTCGAAGCAGCAAATAGTTGTAGTCACCAAAAACCAAAAGCAAATATACACAAcaaaatgtatttcattttattctttttgaattttttatcaatCAAGATTGCCGCTAGTTCTGAAATAACAGCATATGCTATGTCTATCCCACCTCAAATAAACATAGATTTCATCTCAATAGTCCGACCTATTCTTTCGTTACGGATATCATGTCACAGAACTATGTTAGATACAAACATCATGCAGTCACAGAACCATGGAGATCATGTCCAACCTTTTCTTTCATTATTGATACAACATCATGCAGTCAggacaaaaaaattatcacagaactattgttgaaaaaataaatgaccGTAAAGAGAATCAGCATATTTTTGGGTTGAAAATAACTAATAAAGATTCAATACATGGTCTACTTTCTAAATTTATGTAAAGATTAAGTAGAGGCATTTAGATTTACCTTTGAATCATTTTCATCAAAGATTTCACCAACAATTTCTTCAACAACATCTTCAAGAGTTACAAGCTGTTAAATGACAAAATATGTAAGACATCTAGACTCATTGATTCAAAAAACAATCATCTagtcaaaattgttagacctCATCAGCAGATCACAGAATGGACTTCAGAATAATCAGAAAGATCAGTTACAATCTAATCAACTGTAGCACCCTAATACCTAGATATGTATCCACAATAATTGAAGCTAATATTTGTCGGAAAACTTATGAATATTCTTGAAATTGTTCCTGATGACTGGTATAATTTCAATGTTGATTTCACACTAATTAACCTAAGAAAGAGGTTGAAAGAAACATACACTCATAGTGTTCGTATGTTCTAATTGATATCTTTAATAAGCTTTTTTTGTTTCTATGGTTATAATTAGCACAGTTTCTACATCTTAATCGAATCAGAAATCGAAAGattcatatattcatatttatgtcaaataaaattatctgAATTGGTTGTATTCTGGTATGGCAAGCACATACTCCAATAGTTCCACCATACTCATTTAGAACGACAGC
It contains:
- the LOC101505188 gene encoding heavy metal-associated isoprenylated plant protein 47-like — protein: MKQKIVIEVPLHCAKCKKKILAICTTADGVETVTLEREGRDRVVIKGEDVDAARVTQCLREKVTGYARLVSVAKDES